AGACTATCTTCCCCGCCACCAGGTAAATCAATGTTCCTGCTGCAATAGCTAACCCATATGGAATTGCCAAGCTTTTTTTGAACAGGCTTGCACCAGCCAAAGGGGCTTGGAACAGGAAAATGCATTTGAAAAACAGCCAGCCCTTCTTTAATGTCTCGATTAAGCTTCTGTTTGCTATAGCCACGCCGATGGCGATCGCCCCTCCAACCAAGGAAGCATAGAGGAATACATTTATAACAGGATAGCTACCCAGCATCGCCCCTAATGCTCCCATGAGCTTAACGTCTCCTCCTCCCATACCACCCAGAAGATATGGTAACATCAAAAGCCCGATTCCCACCAAGAGACCAAGACAAGCGGAAATTAGCCCATTCCAGCTATTGCCCTGGAAGTTCAAAAAGAAACCGAGGGCAATAGCTGGAACGGTAAGACAGTTCGGTATTTTTCGCCAGCGAAGGTCTGAATACGAAGCGAGCAAAACCAGCGCTACCACCAAGATAAGAGCCAATTCCTTTTCGTTAAACAGTAAATTCATTTTCTCTTTCTCTCATTTGCTTCTTGATATGAACTATTCATCGCACGCCTTCAAACAAACAGGCATCGAGACCCTATGCTGCGATGCCTGTCTTCTTCCAAGCAAATCCATTTGATGCTCTGCAACTCTTATGAAGCTGGGGTAAGCGCATTCTGAATATTAGTATAGATAGTTACAATGAGCGGTCCAATCAGCCTTATTATGGCTATTGCCGCAATCGATATGAAGGCAGCCAGAAGAGCATACTCAATCATATCCTGTCCTTTTTCGTCTCTGAACAATCTCTTCAACATCT
This is a stretch of genomic DNA from Candidatus Zixiibacteriota bacterium. It encodes these proteins:
- a CDS encoding A24 family peptidase produces the protein MNLLFNEKELALILVVALVLLASYSDLRWRKIPNCLTVPAIALGFFLNFQGNSWNGLISACLGLLVGIGLLMLPYLLGGMGGGDVKLMGALGAMLGSYPVINVFLYASLVGGAIAIGVAIANRSLIETLKKGWLFFKCIFLFQAPLAGASLFKKSLAIPYGLAIAAGTLIYLVAGKIV
- a CDS encoding Flp family type IVb pilin is translated as MLKRLFRDEKGQDMIEYALLAAFISIAAIAIIRLIGPLIVTIYTNIQNALTPAS